One part of the Rutidosis leptorrhynchoides isolate AG116_Rl617_1_P2 chromosome 1, CSIRO_AGI_Rlap_v1, whole genome shotgun sequence genome encodes these proteins:
- the LOC139885967 gene encoding protein FAR1-RELATED SEQUENCE 7-like: MCYGHVSENNNRCLTASLIATEIEHQICVDVAYPVKNIQAQIKNTWHVDVHYSKAWNARRIAIERLFGTWESNFIHLPNYINELVTTNPDTIVMFENGPEIYEGFATFKFVFWAFSPAIKAFKLCIPMICIDGTHLKGSYKGKLLTAVAKNANNQILPIAFALVDEESNESWSWLLQMLQENVIGDEKLCVISDRHQGILHAMGAQTYGWEHRYCLRHIRSNLLSKYTKVKSLKHLCWTVGSTTNQIWYKNAFRAIKQASVEAWQYLQDADVGKWTVYRDSQRSRWGNTTTNITESLNNLFRHARMMSIKACIEYTFDYTRQHFYDQSREARICNSPLSKYMFNIFNERAKRAQRYKTTCYHEEQGIYKVHSTYQRSGEGGTDYTVEFKRKRCSCGIWQHQRLPCSHAISVCSHLNEDINKQISKKYTTPTWREQYSDHFNPLRDASYWTHIEWKIMADPSRLIKHRGRKQSKRIKNQMDEREKQAPKCGICRTEGHNRNTCPRTRNP; the protein is encoded by the coding sequence ATGTGTTATGGACACGTATCAGAAAACAACAATCGTTGTTTAACCGCTAGCTTAATTGCTACTGAAATTGAACATCAAATATGTGTGGACGTTGCTTATCCTGTTAAAAACATCCAAGCCCAAATAAAAAATACATGGCATGTAGATGTCCATTACAGCAAAGCATGGAACGCTAGGCGTATTGCAATCGAACGATTGTTTGGAACTTGGGAAAGTAACTTTATTCATTTACCAAATTATATAAATGAATTAGTTACTACTAATCCAGACACAATTGTTATGTTTGAAAATGGACCTGAAATTTATGAAGGTTTCGCCACCTTTAAATTTGTGTTTTGGGCATTCAGTCCAGCCATTAAAGCGTTTAAACTGTGTATTCCAATGATTTGCATCGATGGCACCCATTTGAAAGGTAGTTATAAGGGTAAACTGTTAACAGCGGTTGCCAAAAATGCTAACAATCAAATTCTACCTATTGCCTTTGCCCTAGTTGATGAAGAAAGTAACGAAAGTTGGTCTTGGCTTTTGCAAATGCTCCAAGAAAATGTTATTGGAGACGAAAAGTTGTGTGTCATCTCTGATCGACACCAAGGTATCTTACATGCAATGGGTGCTCAAACATATGGTTGGGAACATAGGTACTGCTTGCGCCACATTCGTAGTAACTTGTTGAGCAAATACACTAAAGTGAAATCGCTCAAACACTTGTGTTGGACAGTCGGTTCAACAACAAATCAAATATGGTACAAGAATGCTTTTAGGGCCATCAAACAAGCTAGTGTTGAGGCTTGGCAATATTTGCAAGATGCTGATGTAGGTAAATGGACTGTGTATAGGGACAGTCAGAGGAGTCGTTGGGGTAACACAACGACAAATATTACTGAGTCCCTCAACAATTTGTTCCGTCATGCCCGAATGATGTCGATCAAAGCGTGTATCGAATATACCTTTGATTACACCAGACAACACTTCTACGACCAAAGTCGAGAAGCAAGGATATGTAATTCACCACTTTCGAAGTACATGTTTAACATCTTTAACGAACGGGCAAAAAGAGCTCAACGTTACAAAACAACATGTTATCACGAAGAACAAGGTATCTACAAGGTTCATTCAACGTATCAAAGAAGTGGTGAGGGTGGCACTGATTACACAGTGGAGTTTAAAAGGAAAAGGTGTTCATGTGGTATTTGGCAACACCAAAGATTACCTTGCTCTCATGCCATTTCCGTATGTAGCCATCTAAACGAGGATATAAATAAACAAATCAGTAAAAAGTATACAACTCCTACATGGAGAGAGCAATATAGCGATCATTTTAATCCTTTAAGAGATGCGAGCTACTGGACACATATAGAATGGAAAATTATGGCCGATCCATCAAGATTGATTAAGCACAGAGGGCGGAAGCAATCAAAACGTATTAAGAACCAGATGGATGAACGTGAAAAGCAAGCTCCAAAGTGTGGTATATGCAGAACTGAAGGTCACAACAGGAATACTTGTCCACGTACTAGAAACCCATAG